Proteins encoded by one window of Pristiophorus japonicus isolate sPriJap1 unplaced genomic scaffold, sPriJap1.hap1 HAP1_SCAFFOLD_557, whole genome shotgun sequence:
- the LOC139254510 gene encoding zinc finger protein 664-like: MEKPWKCGDCGKGFNYPSELETHRRSHTGERPFTCPVCGNGFTRSSALLTHQRVHTVERPFTCSMCGKGFTQSLTLLRHQQVHTGERPFTCSVCGKGFTQSSNLLTHQRVHTGEMPFICSVCGKGFTRSSNLLRHQRVHK; encoded by the coding sequence atggaaaaaccgtggaaatgtggagactgtgggaagggattcaattacccatctgagctggaaactcatcgacgcagtcacaccggggagaggccattcacctgccccgtgtgtgggaatggattcactcggtcatccgccctgctgacacaccagcgagttcacactgtggagaggccattcacctgctccatgtgtgggaaaggattcactcagtcactcaccctgctgagacaccagcaagttcacactggggagaggccattcacctgctcagtttgtgggaaaggattcactcagtcatccaacctgctgacacaccagagagttcacactggggagatgccgttcatctgctctgtgtgtgggaagggattcactcggtcatctaacctgctgagacaccagcgagttcacaagtga